A region from the Pontixanthobacter aestiaquae genome encodes:
- a CDS encoding nitrite/sulfite reductase, translating into MYKYDRYDQAMVDARVAEFRDQAQRRLEGKLSEDQFKPLRLMNGLYLQLHAYMLRVAIPYGTLNSTQMHALADIADKYDRGYGHFTTRQNIQYNWIKLEDAGDILADLAKVEMHAIQTSGNCIRNISSDHFAGAAQDELVDPRPYAELLRQWSSFHPEFMYLPRKFKIAVIASDTDRAAMRLHDIGIQIVERGGEIGASFYVGGGMGRTPMIAPNIREFVPLDQLITYSEACLRVYNRYGRRDNKYKARIKILVHELGAEEYTRQVEEEFAHLLEQGIEPPIAELERIKPYFADPAFEDGVKTVDRSDPDFALWIDRNTHRHKHDSYVSAVISLKPVGGIPGDASAEQMHLMADLAKEYSFDELRVMHTQNIVLPHVKIADLHALWTKLDAADLGTPNLDQIGDIIACPGLDYCSLANARSIPLAQKISERFAESGKQDKLGELKLKISGCINACGHHHAGHIGILGVDKKGVENYQLSLGGSEAEDTALGKITGRGFDEEGVINAVETVTDVYLAQKEDGERFLDTYNRIGMAPFKEALYD; encoded by the coding sequence ATGTATAAATATGACCGATACGACCAAGCGATGGTCGATGCCCGCGTTGCCGAATTTCGCGATCAGGCGCAGCGACGCCTCGAAGGCAAATTGAGCGAGGACCAGTTCAAGCCGCTGCGGCTGATGAACGGGCTCTATCTGCAGCTGCACGCTTATATGTTGCGTGTCGCGATCCCCTATGGGACGCTCAACAGCACGCAGATGCACGCGCTAGCCGATATTGCGGACAAATATGACCGCGGTTACGGGCACTTTACCACGCGGCAGAACATCCAGTACAACTGGATCAAACTGGAAGATGCAGGCGATATTCTTGCCGATCTGGCCAAGGTCGAAATGCATGCGATCCAGACCAGCGGGAACTGCATCCGCAATATCTCGTCCGATCACTTCGCGGGCGCTGCGCAGGATGAGCTGGTCGATCCAAGGCCTTACGCCGAGTTGCTCAGACAATGGTCGAGCTTCCACCCTGAATTCATGTATCTGCCGCGCAAATTCAAAATCGCGGTGATCGCCAGCGATACCGACCGCGCGGCGATGCGCCTGCACGATATCGGCATCCAGATTGTCGAGCGTGGCGGCGAGATCGGTGCGAGCTTCTATGTCGGCGGCGGTATGGGCCGCACTCCGATGATCGCGCCCAATATCCGCGAATTTGTTCCGCTCGATCAGCTGATCACATATTCCGAAGCCTGCCTGCGTGTGTACAACCGCTATGGCCGGCGCGACAATAAGTACAAAGCGCGGATCAAGATCCTCGTCCATGAATTGGGCGCAGAAGAATACACGCGTCAGGTCGAGGAAGAGTTCGCACATTTGCTCGAGCAAGGCATCGAACCGCCGATTGCCGAACTTGAACGGATCAAGCCCTACTTCGCCGATCCGGCATTTGAAGACGGCGTGAAAACCGTTGATCGCAGCGATCCCGATTTCGCGCTCTGGATCGACCGCAATACGCATCGCCACAAGCATGACAGCTATGTCAGTGCAGTGATCAGCCTGAAACCCGTCGGCGGCATTCCGGGCGATGCCAGCGCTGAGCAAATGCATTTGATGGCGGACCTCGCCAAAGAATACAGCTTTGACGAACTGCGCGTGATGCACACGCAAAACATCGTCCTGCCGCATGTGAAAATCGCCGATCTGCATGCGCTTTGGACCAAGCTGGATGCCGCAGACCTCGGCACCCCCAATCTCGACCAGATTGGAGACATTATCGCGTGTCCCGGTCTCGACTATTGCAGCCTTGCCAATGCCCGCTCGATCCCGCTGGCGCAGAAGATTTCCGAGCGCTTTGCCGAGAGCGGCAAACAGGACAAATTGGGCGAGTTGAAGCTCAAGATTTCCGGCTGCATCAACGCCTGCGGGCATCATCACGCGGGCCATATCGGCATACTCGGCGTCGATAAGAAAGGCGTCGAGAATTACCAATTGTCGCTCGGCGGCAGCGAGGCGGAGGACACCGCGCTCGGCAAAATCACCGGACGCGGGTTCGATGAAGAAGGTGTTATTAACGCGGTCGAGACCGTGACCGACGTTTACCTTGCGCAAAAGGAGGACGGGGAGCGCTTCCTCGATACTTATAATCGCATCGGCATGGCCCCTTTCAAGGAGGCTCTCTATGACTGA
- a CDS encoding DUF934 domain-containing protein, with amino-acid sequence MTDLGTSPDGVQFRFRDDEMVDHASVTVDSFLEQSNSSAVRIEPGDDARDLLPHLDRIALVEVNFPVYGDGRGYSAARILREAGYAGEIRAVGDVLVDQLNNMRRCGFDAFQPDVPMNEADAQAALDTWPEVYQATTDGRNPIWNIRHGTRHHE; translated from the coding sequence ATGACTGATTTGGGAACAAGCCCTGATGGCGTTCAATTCCGCTTCCGCGATGATGAAATGGTCGATCATGCGAGCGTGACGGTCGACTCATTCCTAGAGCAATCCAACTCATCCGCTGTTCGCATTGAGCCGGGCGATGATGCGCGCGATTTGCTGCCACATCTGGACCGTATTGCGCTCGTCGAAGTGAACTTCCCCGTTTACGGCGATGGTCGCGGCTATTCGGCTGCGCGCATCCTGCGCGAGGCGGGCTACGCGGGCGAAATCCGCGCGGTCGGCGATGTTCTCGTCGATCAACTGAACAATATGCGCCGCTGCGGTTTTGATGCGTTCCAGCCCGATGTGCCGATGAACGAGGCGGACGCACAGGCCGCTCTCGACACATGGCCCGAGGTCTATCAAGCGACCACCGATGGGCGGAACCCGATCTGGAACATCCGTCACGGAACCAGGCACCATGAATGA
- a CDS encoding phosphoadenylyl-sulfate reductase: MRAIARDIDRIDTGPRFSDDDAVRLNRMFRGQDTHEMLRNMIEDDMVGDLATVSSFGAESAVLLHLISEVAPDLPVLFLDTGKHFDATLAYRDEIVSKFGLTNLRNLTPDEQTLAAKDETGLRWSYDPDGCCEIRKVIPLAGALADFDATLTGRKAFQSATRANLPRFEVDISDSQGRLKINPLIDWTADDIQAYFEEHDLPRHPLVEQGYPSIGCGPCTNKVAPGEDPRSGRWKGWDKTECGIHTPVGEDGELPPGFDPAF; the protein is encoded by the coding sequence ATGCGCGCCATCGCCAGAGACATAGATCGCATCGATACGGGGCCACGCTTTTCCGATGATGATGCTGTTCGCCTGAACCGGATGTTCCGCGGGCAGGATACGCACGAAATGCTGCGCAATATGATCGAAGACGATATGGTCGGCGATCTTGCGACAGTTTCCAGCTTCGGCGCGGAAAGCGCTGTTTTACTGCATCTTATCAGCGAAGTCGCGCCCGATCTTCCGGTGCTGTTTCTCGATACGGGCAAGCATTTTGACGCCACATTGGCTTATCGCGACGAGATCGTCAGCAAGTTCGGCCTGACCAATCTGCGCAATCTGACACCGGACGAGCAAACGCTCGCCGCAAAGGACGAAACCGGACTGCGTTGGTCTTATGATCCGGACGGCTGCTGCGAAATTCGCAAGGTTATTCCGCTTGCGGGCGCGCTGGCCGATTTTGATGCGACGCTGACAGGCAGGAAGGCTTTTCAGTCCGCCACGCGCGCCAATTTGCCGCGATTTGAAGTGGATATATCCGACTCTCAAGGCCGCCTCAAGATCAACCCGCTGATCGATTGGACTGCTGACGATATCCAAGCCTATTTCGAAGAACACGACCTGCCGCGTCACCCGCTGGTGGAACAGGGCTATCCGTCAATCGGCTGCGGACCCTGCACCAACAAAGTCGCGCCGGGCGAGGACCCGCGCTCTGGCCGTTGGAAAGGTTGGGACAAAACCGAATGCGGTATCCACACCCCAGTCGGCGAGGATGGCGAGCTGCCGCCCGGTTTCGATCCGGCGTTCTAA
- a CDS encoding DUF2849 domain-containing protein — protein sequence MIILTGNDLKTGAVVWWDGVSWSAHVDNAVDVGDQAAEIMAREESARRVNVPYSIEATQDDNGVRPAHIKDRVRALGPTVRPDLTLKPADPDIGEWVI from the coding sequence ATGATTATCTTGACAGGCAATGACCTCAAAACAGGCGCGGTCGTGTGGTGGGATGGCGTCAGCTGGTCCGCGCATGTCGACAATGCCGTCGATGTCGGTGATCAAGCTGCCGAAATCATGGCGCGCGAAGAATCCGCCCGCCGCGTCAATGTTCCCTATTCCATCGAGGCAACCCAAGACGATAACGGTGTGCGCCCTGCGCACATAAAGGACCGCGTCCGCGCACTCGGCCCGACCGTCCGACCCGACCTGACCCTCAAACCGGCCGATCCCGATATCGGCGAGTGGGTAATTTAG
- the cobA gene encoding uroporphyrinogen-III C-methyltransferase: protein MEKTGTVYLVGAGPGDPELLTLRAARLLQSASLIVHDGLVDPAILAMARPDATLISVAKKRSKHTLPQDQINGLLVREARAGRDVVRLKGGDPFVFGRGGEEMEDCYAAGVPVEVVPGISAANGAAAAAQIALTHRDSASIVSFVAGQCKGLKDQNWVGLAGPNRTLVIYMGVKTAPQIAEKLMEDGLTPDMPVAIIENAARPEMRVLRGPLAALPDLVEREEIVSPALIVIGEVTARANEAVAYVAMEAAR from the coding sequence ATGGAAAAAACAGGTACAGTCTATCTCGTCGGCGCGGGTCCGGGCGATCCGGAGCTGCTGACGCTGCGCGCGGCTCGGCTGCTGCAATCGGCATCGCTGATCGTTCATGACGGTCTGGTCGATCCGGCAATCCTCGCCATGGCGCGGCCCGATGCGACGCTTATTTCGGTTGCGAAAAAGCGCTCCAAACACACTCTTCCGCAGGATCAGATCAACGGTTTGCTGGTTCGTGAAGCCCGGGCTGGCCGTGATGTTGTTCGCCTCAAAGGCGGCGACCCGTTCGTGTTCGGGCGCGGCGGTGAGGAAATGGAAGATTGCTACGCCGCCGGTGTCCCGGTCGAAGTGGTACCCGGTATCAGCGCGGCCAATGGTGCAGCAGCAGCTGCACAGATTGCCCTTACCCATCGCGACAGCGCGAGCATCGTCAGTTTCGTTGCTGGACAGTGCAAAGGGCTGAAGGATCAGAACTGGGTTGGTCTAGCCGGTCCGAACCGTACGCTGGTGATCTATATGGGCGTCAAAACCGCTCCCCAGATCGCCGAGAAGCTGATGGAAGACGGGCTCACGCCCGACATGCCCGTGGCCATTATCGAGAACGCAGCGCGCCCTGAAATGCGGGTCCTGCGCGGACCGCTTGCTGCACTGCCCGATCTGGTCGAGCGCGAGGAGATCGTGAGCCCTGCGTTGATTGTAATCGGCGAAGTGACAGCGCGCGCCAATGAAGCCGTGGCTTACGTGGCGATGGAGGCCGCACGATGA